Proteins from a genomic interval of Helicobacter pylori Shi112:
- a CDS encoding extracellular solute-binding protein, whose translation MVFKILSLWLGVFCFLKATPYLYLGEEPKYKDNFTHFEYANPNARKGGVLRNDAIGTFDSLNPFALKGTKAEGLDLIYDTLMVQSLDEPYAEYPLIAKDAEVAKDNSYVIFTLDKRARFSNNAPILASDVKFSFDTIMELGSPIYRQYYQDVKKAVILDKHHVKFIFKTTENKELPLILGQLQIFSKKAFQKDYFTKNPLLIPVSSGPYMIASFDVGKKITYQRNPNYWARNLPSRKGQFNFDEIKFEYYKDETIALQAFLSGAYDWRIESTAKVWARGYVGKAIDNKKITKYLIAHKMPSGMQGFFFNTRREIFKDKRVREALFYAFDFEWANKNLFFSQYKRTTSFFSNSVYASPSLPSPEEKVLLAPYEKSLDERVFKEPYVVPRTDGADVLGYNLRENLKYAQKLLESAGFSYKNMRLVDKNNKPFSFTLLLNSPAFERLALAFAKNLRVLGIEMKIQRVDLSQYVNRVKSYDFDMIVGVIGQSSFPGNEQRFYFGSLSAKEKGTRNYAGISSKAVDDLIEKIINAKDYKEQLAAIQAMDRVLLWGFYVIPHFYLPNYRIAAYNYIGMPEISPSYGFSPYLWWVKKERGLQ comes from the coding sequence GTGGTCTTTAAAATTTTAAGCTTATGGTTAGGGGTGTTTTGTTTCCTTAAGGCTACGCCTTATTTATACTTGGGCGAAGAGCCTAAATATAAAGACAATTTCACGCATTTTGAATACGCTAACCCTAACGCTAGAAAAGGCGGTGTTTTAAGGAATGACGCTATAGGGACTTTTGATAGCCTTAACCCTTTTGCGCTTAAAGGCACTAAAGCCGAAGGCTTGGATCTGATTTATGACACTTTAATGGTGCAAAGTTTGGACGAACCTTATGCCGAATACCCCTTGATCGCTAAAGACGCAGAAGTGGCTAAGGATAACAGCTATGTGATTTTTACCTTAGACAAAAGAGCGAGATTCAGCAATAACGCTCCCATCTTAGCGAGCGATGTGAAGTTTAGTTTTGATACGATAATGGAATTAGGATCGCCTATTTACAGGCAGTATTACCAAGATGTTAAAAAGGCGGTTATTTTAGACAAACACCATGTTAAATTCATTTTCAAAACCACTGAAAATAAAGAATTGCCTCTCATTTTAGGGCAGTTGCAAATCTTTTCCAAAAAAGCGTTTCAAAAGGATTATTTCACCAAAAACCCTTTACTCATTCCTGTTTCTAGCGGCCCTTATATGATCGCTTCTTTTGATGTGGGCAAGAAAATCACCTACCAAAGAAACCCTAATTATTGGGCGAGGAATTTGCCTAGCAGAAAGGGGCAATTCAATTTTGATGAGATCAAATTTGAGTATTATAAAGACGAAACCATTGCTTTACAGGCTTTTTTAAGCGGGGCGTATGATTGGCGCATTGAAAGCACGGCTAAGGTTTGGGCTAGGGGCTATGTGGGGAAAGCTATAGACAATAAAAAAATCACTAAATACCTAATAGCCCATAAAATGCCAAGCGGCATGCAAGGGTTTTTCTTCAACACGCGCCGGGAAATTTTTAAGGATAAAAGGGTGCGTGAAGCCTTATTTTATGCGTTTGATTTTGAATGGGCGAATAAAAATTTGTTTTTTTCGCAATACAAACGCACCACTAGTTTTTTCAGCAACTCTGTTTATGCGTCCCCTTCTCTTCCAAGCCCTGAAGAAAAAGTTCTGTTAGCCCCTTATGAAAAGAGTTTGGATGAAAGGGTTTTTAAAGAGCCTTATGTCGTGCCCAGAACCGATGGGGCTGATGTTTTGGGCTATAATTTGAGGGAAAATTTAAAATACGCTCAAAAGCTTTTAGAAAGCGCGGGCTTTTCTTACAAAAACATGCGTTTAGTGGATAAGAATAACAAGCCGTTTAGTTTCACTTTGCTTTTAAACAGCCCGGCCTTTGAAAGACTGGCTCTAGCTTTTGCTAAAAACTTAAGGGTGTTAGGGATTGAAATGAAAATCCAAAGAGTGGATTTAAGCCAGTATGTCAATCGGGTCAAAAGCTATGATTTTGACATGATTGTAGGGGTGATAGGCCAATCGTCTTTCCCGGGTAATGAGCAACGCTTTTATTTTGGCTCTTTGAGCGCTAAAGAAAAAGGCACAAGGAATTATGCGGGAATCTCTAGTAAAGCGGTAGATGATTTGATTGAAAAAATCATTAACGCTAAAGATTATAAGGAGCAACTAGCCGCCATTCAAGCGATGGATAGGGTGTTATTGTGGGGGTTTTATGTGATACCGCATTTTTATTTGCCTAATTACAGGATCGCAGCGTATAATTACATTGGCATGCCTGAAATCAGCCCTAGCTATGGATTTTCGCCGTATTTGTGGTGGGTAAAAAAAGAAAGGGGTCTTCAATGA
- the trpS gene encoding tryptophan--tRNA ligase: MHKKRVFSGIQPTGQIHLGNYLGAIKHWVEAQDEYENLFCVVNSHAITLPIDPAFLKSQSYELVKLLLACGINPKQSGLFIQSEIDEHPALAWLLNCQVSMGEMQRMTQFKDKSLKNPKSVNVGLFNYPILMASDILLYQSDLVPVGEDQKQHLELTRNIAEKFNRDFGSCFKVPEPLIAKVGARVMGLDDPKVKMSKSHQGANHAIFLLDEPDIIVRKIKKAATDSMGVIAFDEKREGVFNLLNIYMLLSNESPESIEERFKNKGYGDFKKELAEVVIQALKPIQERYKEISDDEVKAVLNSGAKKAKPLAQATYQKAKELMGLV, translated from the coding sequence ATGCACAAAAAACGAGTCTTTTCAGGCATCCAACCTACCGGGCAAATCCATTTGGGCAACTATTTAGGAGCGATCAAGCATTGGGTAGAGGCGCAAGATGAATATGAAAACCTTTTTTGCGTCGTCAATTCGCATGCGATTACTTTGCCCATAGATCCGGCATTTTTAAAATCCCAAAGCTATGAGCTGGTCAAATTGCTTTTAGCTTGCGGGATTAATCCTAAGCAATCGGGGTTATTCATTCAAAGTGAAATTGATGAGCACCCGGCTTTAGCATGGCTATTAAATTGCCAGGTGTCTATGGGGGAAATGCAAAGAATGACGCAATTCAAAGACAAGTCTTTAAAAAACCCTAAAAGCGTGAATGTGGGGCTTTTCAATTACCCTATTTTAATGGCGTCAGATATTTTATTATACCAAAGCGATTTAGTGCCAGTGGGCGAAGATCAAAAACAGCATTTAGAGCTCACGCGAAATATTGCAGAAAAATTTAACAGGGATTTTGGGAGTTGCTTTAAAGTACCAGAGCCTTTGATCGCTAAAGTGGGGGCAAGGGTTATGGGGCTAGATGATCCAAAAGTGAAGATGAGTAAATCGCATCAAGGGGCTAACCATGCGATTTTTCTTTTAGATGAGCCGGACATTATTGTAAGAAAAATCAAAAAAGCGGCCACTGATTCTATGGGCGTTATTGCATTTGATGAAAAAAGAGAGGGCGTTTTTAACCTTTTAAATATCTACATGCTTTTAAGCAATGAAAGCCCAGAAAGCATAGAAGAGCGTTTCAAAAATAAGGGCTATGGGGATTTTAAAAAGGAATTGGCTGAAGTGGTGATCCAGGCTTTAAAACCCATCCAAGAAAGATACAAAGAAATCAGCGATGATGAAGTAAAAGCCGTTTTAAATAGCGGCGCTAAAAAAGCCAAGCCTTTAGCGCAAGCGACTTACCAAAAGGCTAAAGAATTGATGGGGTTGGTTTGA
- a CDS encoding methyltransferase domain-containing protein, with protein sequence MDSFHSFNQHAFNKHAKTYHLFAHIQQQIAICLVQFLKQKHYAKVLDLGSGSGAVFNALERQNILIEDFIALDNSINMLKLHPTHSINIQKISLEHADFEEHVFCDYDLVVSSSSLQWARDLKSVLEKIALFSKEVALAIHTDFSLHEVHEFLGTPSPLRDLKTIKSLIKNAFKNFQIELENKRFVLYFNRKQDALNYLKKCGLLGGSTLSFKQKKHFFQNMAFEKLSYEVLLFSGIKRS encoded by the coding sequence TTGGACTCTTTTCATTCATTCAATCAGCATGCATTCAATAAGCATGCCAAAACTTATCATCTCTTTGCCCATATCCAACAGCAAATCGCTATCTGTCTTGTTCAATTTTTAAAACAAAAACATTACGCTAAAGTTTTGGATCTAGGATCAGGGAGTGGGGCTGTTTTTAACGCTTTAGAGCGGCAAAATATTTTGATTGAAGACTTTATCGCTTTGGATAATTCTATAAACATGCTCAAATTACACCCCACGCATTCTATTAACATTCAAAAAATCTCTTTAGAGCATGCGGATTTTGAAGAACATGTTTTTTGCGATTACGATCTGGTTGTGTCTTCTTCTTCTTTACAATGGGCAAGGGATTTAAAAAGCGTTTTAGAAAAAATCGCTCTTTTTAGTAAGGAGGTGGCTTTAGCTATCCATACGGATTTTAGTTTGCATGAAGTGCATGAATTTTTAGGCACGCCTTCGCCTTTAAGGGATCTCAAAACGATCAAATCCTTAATCAAAAACGCTTTTAAAAATTTTCAAATAGAATTGGAAAACAAGCGCTTCGTTCTTTATTTCAACCGCAAACAAGATGCTTTGAATTACCTTAAAAAATGCGGTCTTTTGGGGGGTTCAACGCTGAGTTTCAAGCAAAAAAAACATTTTTTTCAAAACATGGCGTTTGAAAAATTGAGCTATGAAGTGTTACTCTTTTCTGGGATCAAGCGTTCTTAA
- the secG gene encoding preprotein translocase subunit SecG, giving the protein MTSALLGLQIVLAVLIVVVVLLQKSSSIGLGAYSGSNESLFGAKGPASFMAKLTMFLGLLFVANTIALGYFYNKEYGKSILDETKTNKELSPLVPATGTLNPTLNPTLNPTLNPLEQAPTNPLMPKQTPSELPKEPAKAPFVESPKQNEKNDAKKENKENNIKGVEKTKENAKTPPTAHQKPKTHTQTNAHTNQKKDEK; this is encoded by the coding sequence ATGACAAGCGCTCTGTTAGGCTTACAAATTGTTTTAGCGGTATTGATTGTGGTGGTGGTTTTGTTGCAAAAAAGTTCTAGCATCGGCTTAGGGGCTTATAGCGGGAGCAATGAGTCTTTATTTGGCGCTAAAGGGCCTGCGAGCTTTATGGCGAAATTGACCATGTTTTTAGGGCTGTTATTTGTTGCTAATACCATCGCTTTGGGCTATTTTTACAACAAAGAATACGGCAAAAGCATTTTAGATGAAACTAAAACCAACAAAGAGCTTTCACCCTTAGTCCCTGCCACCGGCACGCTTAACCCAACGCTCAATCCCACACTAAACCCTACACTCAACCCTTTAGAGCAAGCCCCCACTAACCCTTTAATGCCCAAACAAACGCCTAGCGAACTTCCTAAAGAGCCAGCCAAAGCGCCTTTTGTTGAAAGCCCCAAACAGAATGAAAAAAATGATGCCAAAAAAGAGAATAAAGAGAATAATATAAAGGGCGTTGAAAAAACCAAAGAGAATGCAAAAACGCCCCCAACCGCCCACCAAAAGCCTAAAACGCACACGCAAACCAACGCCCATACAAACCAAAAAAAGGATGAAAAATAA
- the frr gene encoding ribosome recycling factor has product MLQAIYNETKDLMQKSIQALNRDFSTLRSAKVSVNILDHIKVDYYGTPTALNQVGSVMSLDATTLQISPWEKNLLKEIERSIQEANIGVNPNNDGETIKLFFPPMTTEQRKLIAKDAKAMGEKAKVAVRNIRQDANNKIKKLEKDKEISEDESKKAQEQIQKITDEAIKQIDESVKNKEDAILKV; this is encoded by the coding sequence ATGTTACAAGCCATTTATAACGAAACCAAAGATCTGATGCAAAAAAGCATTCAAGCTTTAAATAGGGATTTTTCCACTCTAAGGAGCGCGAAAGTTTCAGTCAATATTTTAGATCACATCAAAGTGGATTATTACGGCACGCCCACGGCATTAAATCAAGTCGGATCCGTAATGAGCTTAGATGCGACCACTCTTCAAATCAGCCCGTGGGAAAAAAACCTGCTCAAAGAAATTGAAAGATCCATTCAAGAAGCCAATATCGGCGTGAATCCTAATAACGACGGCGAAACGATCAAGCTTTTTTTCCCGCCCATGACAACCGAGCAAAGAAAACTCATCGCAAAAGACGCCAAAGCGATGGGTGAAAAGGCTAAAGTGGCTGTAAGGAATATCCGCCAAGACGCTAATAATAAGATAAAAAAATTAGAAAAAGACAAAGAAATCAGCGAAGATGAAAGCAAAAAAGCCCAAGAGCAGATCCAAAAAATCACCGATGAAGCCATTAAACAAATTGATGAAAGCGTGAAAAACAAAGAAGACGCGATTTTAAAGGTCTAA
- the pyrE gene encoding orotate phosphoribosyltransferase produces the protein MDIKACYQNAKALLEGHFLLSSGFHSNYYLQSAKVLEDPKLAEQLAKELAKQIQEAHLNIECVCSPAIGGILAGYELARALGVRFIFTERVDNTMALRRGFEVKKNEKILVCEDIITTGKSAMECAKVLEEKGAQIVAFGALANRGICKRVHSHLKAQEGACLPSHLPLFALEDFVFDMHKPSSCPLCATSVAIKPGSRGN, from the coding sequence ATGGATATTAAGGCATGTTATCAAAACGCTAAAGCGCTGTTAGAGGGGCATTTCTTGCTCAGTAGCGGGTTTCATTCTAATTATTATTTGCAATCCGCTAAAGTTTTAGAAGATCCCAAACTAGCCGAACAATTAGCCAAAGAATTGGCCAAACAGATCCAAGAAGCCCATTTGAATATTGAATGCGTGTGTTCGCCTGCTATTGGGGGGATCTTGGCTGGGTATGAGCTTGCAAGGGCTTTGGGCGTGCGTTTTATTTTCACTGAAAGGGTGGATAATACCATGGCGTTAAGGCGTGGTTTTGAAGTCAAAAAAAACGAAAAAATTTTAGTGTGTGAGGACATTATCACTACGGGAAAATCCGCTATGGAATGCGCTAAAGTTTTAGAAGAAAAGGGCGCTCAAATCGTGGCTTTTGGCGCTTTAGCTAATCGGGGCATTTGCAAGCGCGTTCATTCTCATTTAAAAGCCCAAGAGGGTGCGTGTTTGCCTAGCCATTTGCCCTTGTTTGCTTTAGAAGATTTTGTTTTTGACATGCACAAGCCTAGCTCTTGCCCTTTGTGCGCTACTAGCGTTGCTATAAAGCCAGGAAGTCGTGGCAACTAA
- a CDS encoding RDD family protein produces MATKKTKKNKIPEKKQALESPLKGLYLSLRLKAFITDIFMIYTPMLYIMTYAILGSAKDFRENQSAIFLCLLFYALTHSFFIAFKSQSPGMRYAQFKLVKNNRKEVGFFLALWRFVLWVLSMGLLIGFVTPFIFKFFLHDKLSGTHIETIKEET; encoded by the coding sequence GTGGCAACTAAAAAAACCAAAAAAAATAAAATTCCAGAAAAAAAGCAAGCGTTAGAAAGCCCTTTAAAAGGGCTGTATCTCTCTTTGCGCTTAAAGGCCTTTATCACCGATATTTTTATGATTTATACCCCCATGCTTTACATAATGACCTATGCGATTTTAGGGAGCGCGAAGGATTTTAGGGAAAACCAGAGCGCGATTTTTTTATGCTTGCTTTTTTACGCCCTAACGCACAGCTTTTTTATCGCTTTTAAATCCCAAAGCCCTGGCATGCGTTACGCTCAGTTTAAATTAGTCAAAAACAATCGCAAAGAAGTGGGCTTTTTTTTAGCTTTGTGGCGGTTTGTTTTGTGGGTGTTGAGCATGGGGTTACTCATAGGGTTTGTTACGCCTTTTATTTTTAAGTTTTTTTTGCATGACAAACTCAGCGGCACTCATATTGAAACCATCAAGGAGGAAACATGA
- a CDS encoding SIR2 family NAD-dependent protein deacylase, with protein MKNLVILSGAGISAESGIKTFRDADGLWEGHDIMEVASPYGWKKNPQKVLDFYNQRRRQLFEVYPNKAHEALAELEKHYQVNIITQNVDDLHERAGSSRILHLHGELLSVRSEKDPNLVYRWEKDLNLGDLAKDKSQLRPDIVWFGEAVPLLKEAISLVKQAHLLIIIGTSLQVYPAASLYTHAHKDALIYYIDPKAKNAHLPQNVQCINDSAVHAMQDLMPKLIEMAS; from the coding sequence ATGAAAAATTTAGTGATCCTAAGCGGGGCTGGCATTTCAGCAGAAAGCGGGATTAAAACCTTTAGAGACGCTGATGGCTTGTGGGAAGGGCATGACATCATGGAAGTTGCCTCGCCTTATGGCTGGAAAAAGAACCCGCAAAAGGTGTTGGATTTCTACAACCAAAGGCGCCGACAGCTTTTTGAAGTTTATCCTAACAAGGCTCATGAGGCTTTAGCGGAATTGGAAAAACACTATCAAGTTAATATCATCACCCAAAATGTAGATGATTTGCATGAAAGGGCGGGCTCTTCTCGCATTTTGCACTTGCATGGGGAATTATTGAGCGTTCGCAGCGAAAAAGATCCTAATTTGGTTTATAGATGGGAAAAGGACTTGAATTTAGGCGACTTGGCCAAAGACAAATCGCAATTACGACCTGATATTGTGTGGTTTGGCGAAGCGGTGCCTTTGCTTAAAGAAGCAATTTCTTTAGTCAAACAAGCGCATCTTTTAATCATCATTGGCACTTCTTTGCAAGTCTATCCCGCCGCTAGCCTCTACACGCATGCACATAAAGACGCTCTCATTTATTACATTGACCCTAAGGCTAAAAACGCCCATTTGCCCCAGAATGTCCAATGCATTAATGATAGCGCGGTGCATGCCATGCAAGATTTAATGCCCAAACTCATAGAAATGGCCTCTTAA
- a CDS encoding NAD(P)H-quinone oxidoreductase subunit 3, protein MQQATEALNHPYFGVFVLLVFTFWVFNLTLRIQRFLSRKMAQKKGEKLKLAPYECGPVALKQPNRVSHHFYIMAMLFILFDVEIVFMFPWAIGFKKLGLFGLVEMLGFVFFLTIGFIYALKRNALSWQKLEVK, encoded by the coding sequence ATGCAACAAGCCACAGAAGCATTGAATCACCCCTATTTTGGCGTTTTTGTTTTGTTGGTATTCACCTTTTGGGTGTTTAACTTGACTTTGAGGATTCAAAGGTTTTTAAGCCGTAAAATGGCTCAAAAAAAGGGTGAAAAGCTCAAGCTCGCTCCCTATGAATGCGGGCCTGTGGCTCTCAAACAGCCTAATAGAGTGTCCCATCATTTCTATATCATGGCCATGCTTTTTATTTTATTTGATGTAGAAATCGTTTTCATGTTCCCTTGGGCGATTGGTTTTAAAAAATTAGGCTTGTTTGGACTCGTTGAAATGCTAGGCTTTGTCTTCTTTTTAACCATTGGTTTTATTTACGCTTTAAAGCGAAACGCTTTGAGCTGGCAAAAATTAGAGGTGAAATAA
- a CDS encoding NuoB/complex I 20 kDa subunit family protein — MQQAPVVLSTLDKLLNWGRSNSLWPLTYGLACCAIEMMATGGSRFDFDRFGTIFRASPRQSDVMIIAGTLTKKHAEFMRRLYDQMPEPKWVISMGSCANTGGMFNTYATVQGADRVVPVDIYLPGCAPRPETLQYALMVLQDKIRRSKAIKQDAPKRLV; from the coding sequence ATGCAACAAGCACCAGTTGTTCTAAGCACTTTGGATAAATTATTGAATTGGGGGCGTTCTAATTCGCTCTGGCCTTTGACCTACGGCTTGGCGTGTTGCGCGATTGAGATGATGGCGACAGGGGGTTCAAGGTTTGATTTTGACCGGTTTGGCACGATTTTTAGAGCTAGCCCTAGGCAATCTGATGTGATGATCATCGCTGGCACGCTCACTAAAAAACATGCCGAATTTATGCGCAGACTTTATGATCAAATGCCTGAGCCTAAATGGGTGATTTCTATGGGGAGTTGCGCTAACACGGGCGGGATGTTTAACACTTATGCGACCGTTCAAGGAGCGGATAGGGTAGTTCCTGTGGATATTTATTTGCCCGGTTGCGCGCCGCGTCCAGAGACTTTACAATACGCTCTTATGGTTTTGCAAGATAAAATCAGACGCTCTAAAGCGATCAAACAAGACGCTCCTAAAAGGTTGGTGTGA
- a CDS encoding NADH-quinone oxidoreductase subunit C, protein MVRKQSPYEDVQKQSRQHDPYKIIEPTPKKYLEGSAYEVIYNHLSYKHEILDKYIETNTAVFWIKKDDIFSVATTLRHLGYECLSEMSAIDLCAKKGHFELFYQFVGFSDSCKNRRRVRVKCILLPNESVDSLSFLYRSANWSEREAYDMLGIAFDKHPYLKRLIMPHDWVGHPLLRSYPLKGDEFAQWYEVDKIFGKEYREVVGKEQRDSARVDEKDTFNFAKIGYEQGKGEELKETEEKHAFKKIPFVKDLHKIAPTILKKRL, encoded by the coding sequence ATGGTAAGAAAACAATCCCCCTATGAAGATGTACAAAAACAATCGCGCCAGCATGACCCCTATAAAATCATAGAACCCACCCCTAAAAAATATTTAGAGGGCAGTGCTTATGAAGTCATTTACAACCACCTTTCTTACAAACATGAGATTTTAGACAAATATATAGAAACTAACACGGCTGTGTTTTGGATCAAAAAAGACGATATTTTTTCTGTCGCTACGACTTTAAGGCATTTGGGTTATGAATGTTTGAGCGAAATGAGTGCGATAGATTTGTGCGCTAAAAAAGGGCATTTTGAATTGTTTTATCAATTTGTGGGTTTTAGCGATAGTTGCAAGAACCGCCGTAGGGTGCGCGTGAAATGCATTCTGTTGCCTAATGAAAGCGTGGATTCTTTGAGTTTTTTATACCGATCGGCTAATTGGAGCGAGAGGGAAGCGTATGACATGCTTGGTATTGCGTTTGACAAACACCCCTATTTGAAACGCCTTATCATGCCGCATGATTGGGTGGGCCACCCTTTATTGCGTTCTTACCCGCTTAAAGGCGATGAATTCGCCCAATGGTATGAAGTGGATAAAATTTTTGGTAAAGAATACCGAGAAGTGGTGGGTAAAGAACAACGAGACAGCGCGAGGGTGGATGAAAAAGACACTTTCAATTTCGCCAAAATTGGCTATGAACAGGGCAAGGGCGAAGAATTAAAAGAAACAGAAGAAAAGCATGCGTTTAAGAAAATCCCTTTTGTCAAAGATTTGCACAAAATCGCCCCCACTATCTTAAAAAAGAGGCTATAA
- the nuoD gene encoding NADH dehydrogenase (quinone) subunit D, whose protein sequence is MAQNFTKLNPQFENIIFEHDDNQMILNFGPQHPSSHGQLRLILELEGEKIIKATPEIGYLHRGCEKLGENMTYNEYMPTTDRLDYTSSASNNYAYAHAVETLLNLEIPRRAQVIRTILLELNRMISHIFFISVHALDVGAMSVFLYAFKTREYGLDLMEDYCGARLTHNAIRIGGVPLDLPPNWLEGLKKFLGEMRECKKLIQGLLDKNRIWRMRLENVGVVTPKMAQSWGMSGIMLRGSGIAYDIRKEEPYELYKELDFDVPVGNYGDSYDRYCLYMLEIDESIRIIEQLIPMYAKTDTPIMAQNPHYISAPKEDIMTQNYALMQHFVLVAQGMRPPVGEVYAPTESPKGELGFFIHSEGEPYPHRLKIRAPSFYHIGALSDILVGQYLADAVTVIGSTNAVFGEVDR, encoded by the coding sequence ATGGCTCAAAATTTCACGAAACTCAACCCTCAGTTTGAAAACATCATTTTTGAACATGATGACAACCAAATGATTTTAAACTTTGGCCCCCAACACCCCAGCAGTCATGGGCAATTGCGCTTGATTTTGGAATTAGAGGGCGAAAAAATCATTAAGGCTACCCCTGAAATTGGCTACTTGCATAGAGGCTGTGAAAAGTTAGGCGAAAACATGACCTATAACGAATACATGCCCACTACCGACAGATTGGATTACACTTCTTCTGCCAGCAATAATTACGCTTACGCGCATGCGGTAGAAACCTTGCTCAATTTAGAAATCCCTCGTCGAGCGCAAGTGATCCGCACGATTTTACTAGAGCTTAACCGCATGATCTCACACATCTTTTTTATCAGCGTGCATGCTTTAGATGTGGGGGCGATGAGCGTGTTTTTGTATGCGTTTAAAACGAGGGAATACGGCTTGGATTTGATGGAGGATTATTGCGGGGCTAGGCTCACGCATAACGCTATAAGGATTGGGGGCGTGCCTTTAGATTTACCCCCTAATTGGTTAGAAGGCTTAAAAAAGTTCTTGGGCGAAATGAGAGAATGCAAAAAACTCATTCAAGGCTTGTTGGACAAGAATCGCATTTGGCGGATGCGTTTGGAAAATGTGGGCGTTGTAACGCCCAAAATGGCGCAAAGCTGGGGCATGAGCGGTATCATGTTAAGAGGGAGTGGGATCGCTTATGACATTAGAAAAGAAGAGCCTTATGAGCTTTATAAAGAGCTTGATTTTGATGTGCCGGTGGGCAATTATGGCGATAGCTATGATAGGTATTGTTTGTATATGCTAGAAATTGATGAAAGCATCCGCATCATTGAACAACTCATTCCCATGTATGCTAAAACCGATACGCCTATCATGGCTCAAAACCCGCATTATATTTCTGCCCCTAAAGAAGATATAATGACGCAAAACTACGCCTTGATGCAGCATTTTGTTTTAGTGGCTCAAGGCATGCGCCCGCCCGTTGGGGAAGTGTATGCCCCCACAGAAAGCCCTAAAGGGGAATTAGGGTTTTTTATCCATTCAGAAGGCGAGCCTTACCCTCATAGATTAAAAATCAGAGCCCCTAGCTTTTATCACATTGGGGCTTTAAGCGATATTTTAGTGGGGCAATATTTAGCGGATGCGGTAACCGTGATTGGCTCAACCAATGCGGTGTTTGGCGAGGTGGATAGATGA
- a CDS encoding NADH-ubiquinone oxidoreductase subunit E family protein, giving the protein MKRFDLRPLKAGIFERLEELIEKEMQPNEVAIFMFEVGDFSNIPKSAEFIQSKGHELLNSLRFNQADWTIVVRKKA; this is encoded by the coding sequence ATGAAACGCTTTGATTTACGCCCCTTAAAAGCGGGTATTTTTGAACGCTTAGAAGAATTGATTGAAAAAGAAATGCAACCTAATGAAGTCGCTATTTTCATGTTTGAAGTGGGGGATTTTTCTAATATCCCTAAGAGCGCTGAATTTATCCAATCTAAAGGGCATGAGCTCCTCAATTCTTTGCGTTTCAATCAAGCGGATTGGACGATTGTCGTGAGGAAAAAGGCTTGA